The genomic window ACAATCTTTAACAAAAATCAACGTTATCAATTTAAATTAAAAAGTTGGCCAAAAATTGACTACCTTTAAGCAACCATTTATAAAAAATCATATCTGTTTAAGAAATAAGACTTTACAACAAAGTTTTCCTAGCTAAAACCAAAAACATGAAACAGATCTTACTACTATTTAGCATCCTGCTTTTGCTGGCCAGCTGCGACAATGATGAATTGCCACAGTCTGATGTTCCGTTTGCATTGGTGGGTAAAGGAGATTCTTTTTCTAATGGCCAAAGCATTGCGCAAAGACATTTGGTGATTAAAGACGCTAAAACCTGGAATAACTTTAAGAAAGAAATGAACATCACTAGCGATGTAGCAAAAGATTTTAAAGAAACGAATATTGATTTTACCCAATATCAAGTTATCGCTGTAATTGATAAAACACAACCCAACGACGGACATTCTATCGATATTGTAGAAATGACCGAAAACCGCAATACTATAATTGTAAAAGTCGAAAAGCTGGAAAATGGTAATCTTACCAAGAAATCATCCAAACCTTACGATATTGTAAAAACAGCAAAAACAGACAAAAAAGTGGTTTTTGAGCAATAATCTTTTGCAAGTTTTCTAACTATTCAATGTTAAACAATCTCAAAATATAAGAGAGTTCATAAATTATAAAAAGCACCGCTAGAACAGCGTGAAACTTTTTATTATCTATTTTTATTGCTATCAAACATAAAACAATATGGCTTATAACCCGAACAAAGTATTCGTTTTGGTTGTATAGAAAATAGTCTCCACCTTTAATCGCAGTATCGATTATATCTGCTCCAAAACTTATTGCCAAAACCGAAAAAAACCATTTTTTTCTGGAATAAAAATAATCTTCGTATCCCGTGTAATCTACTAAATCGTCGGGATAAAGAATCGCACATAGCAAATAATAAATCAAGATATAGCAGATAATAAAGAAATAATCTGCAAAATACCACTCGTGAATTAGTTTTAAATTAAACTCCCACCACCAAAAGTGAATAAGCATCAAGAACACATAAAATACCCATAAAGCATGCACAAAATAAAACTTCTTGCGCCCAGGATGCTGGATAAAAATTACAGAACCTTTTATGAGATGCGTTAGACTCAAACCCAAAATAATCCCGATAATTGATTTGACATGTGTAAGTTCTTCCATAAATAAATTATTTTATTTACAATGAACTAAAATTACTTGATTTCCTTCAAAATAAAACATCTAGATATTGATTTTTAACTTTTTACAATTCTAATCTCGACTTGCTTTTTGATTTTACGAACGAACTTTTAATAAAAAAGTAATATTAAAATAACCACGAAAAGCAAAACCTATTCATGAAATACAATAATAAACAGTAATTTTAGTCCATTCAAACTCCGTTTAGCAGTAAAAACAGAAAAGTATGAGTCAAAGAAAAGTATTAGAATATTACGTTTTAGACGTATTCTCAAACGAGAGCTACAAAGGAAACCCGCTTTCTGTAGTTTTTACAGATGGAAATCTAAAACTAGAAACCTATCAGAATATTTCTAGAGAATTTCGCTATTCTGAAACCTCCTTTGTCTATTATTCTACAAGAGAAAAATCGCTTGTAGTGCGTTCGTTTACTCCAACGGGAATCGAAATCGATGGTGCAGGCCATAATTTATTAGGCGCAGTCTGCGGTGCTCTTCTAAAAGGGCTTCCTATTTTTGATGAGCAAAATGAAAGTGAGCCTTTTGTAATTATGAAACATTCGGCAATTCCAGTAACGGTAAATTTTGATTTGGATAATTTTTCTCCAGTTGTTCAAATGCATCAAAAATCGGCAGTTATTAAACAAGAAATCCCAACGTACAAAATTGCAGTAGCGCTGGGCTTAAAAATTGAAGATTTGGATGTAAATGCTTTTGTGCCAACAATCGTTAAAACAGAAGTTGCACATACAATGGTTCCTATAAAAAACAGTGAGATACTTAACAGTTTTACTCCCGACAACCAACTTTTGATAGAAATCTCAAAAGAGTATGATTTTGAAGGCTTTTATTGTTTCACCCCAGCTGAAGAAGGTCTAGATCACATAGTGGAAACTAGATTTTTTAATCCTATAATAGGAATTATCGAAGATCCAGCAACAGGAACCGCAGCGGGACCTTTAATTGGTTTTTTAACGCAAAAGAAATTCACTAAATCTGATAAAGAATATAAAATTCTTCAAGGTGTAAAATTAAAACAGCCGTCAATGATTGAAGTGATGAATCGGGAAGAAGATATTTTAGTAGGTGGTTCTTCGATTATTACGATGAAGGGAGAGCTTTATATATAATTTTAAAAAAAACGTAATCTTTTTATTACTTTTGCGTTTTATAGAATATTTTATATCATGAATCCAAAAGATCTCATAACTACAAGTATCGAAAAAACTTTACTCAAACCTTTAACTCAAATTGGCTTTACTTTTTCAAAAAGCACTTTAACTTTTAAAAGAAAAGTCGACGAATTTGTCCAAACGATTCATTTTCAATTAAACAGACATAACCAAGAAAATGTGTCTGCAGAATTTTGGACATCATTTGGAATTTCTTCAAATTTATATTCTAAATGGCATAAAACTAACTTTAACGAAAATCCAATAAATAGCATTTTAAGTAGTTCAATGGATTGGAATATTAAAAATTGGGAATTTCCAGTCATCAACGATAAAAAAGAATCTCATTTTCAAATCATAAGTGAAAAAGAAAGAGAAAATGTACTTCAAACACTAAAGAATAATGTTTTAAATATAGGAGTTCCATTTTTAGATAATCTTTCAAATTGGGAAAATGCTGCAAATAAATTGGTTGAAGAAAAATGGTTTCACTACAAAGCTTGTGATTTTTTTCTAATTGCTGGAAATAATGAAAAAGCATTTTGGGCTTTACAACAAGGAATCGATTATTGGAGCAAAAATCCAAAAGCATCCTTTCCAGAAGACAAAGAAAAAATTCAGATTCGATTATCAAAATATTTTGGAAGATAAATCAAATAAAAAAAGCTGCATTTTTCAAGATACAGCTTTTTTTATATTCAAAACTAAACAAAGATTTAGTTTGTTTTCATTGGCGGTAAATCGAACGCTTTTGAATCGTGTTCGAAATTATTACGGTGTGCCCCGTCGCAAAATGGTTTGTTTGCAGAATGTCCGCAACGGCAAAGTCCTAATGCTTGTCTTCCTTGTAAACCGTAAAGTGTTCCTTCTGGATCCATGATTTCAAAATCGCCTTCAATTTTGATTGATCCGTTTTTATTGATGATTAATTTTGTCTTGCTCATAAACTTGTTTTTTTCGAGCGCAAAGATTGCGAATTATATTCTTATTTATAAACTCGAAACGTAGTTTAAACTGGTTCTATTTTATTTGGAATTCCGCAGAGAAACACAAAGATTTTACACAAAGATTCGCAAAGTTTTTTATTCTTTTGTCAGACTGAGCGAAGTCGAAGTCCCGCAAAGATTAGCTTAACTTACTCTAAGGTTTTGTAAACAAAATTCTTAAACTTCACACTTCCTTTTCCAATCGAACAAAGACCAATTCTTAATCCTAAAAATCCACTTAAGACATTATGATTGTATCCTGAAACTTCAACTGAATTCTCGATTTTCTTCCAATCTTTTCCATCAATACTGTAAAACATATCAACTGTGTTTTTAATGTTTTTAAGTTTGAGAAAGACTTTTCGCGTATGCGTATTTTTTTCTGTTGGAAACTGCCAACCTCTCAAATTCGCCAAGATATTGTTTTGATCAGCCAATATTCCCGAGTAATATTTATTATCGTAAAAAAGCGTTAATCCGCCTACTGCATTGCCTTCTATTTCCATTTCAACCTCAGCTGAATAAGAATGTCCACCCGGAACAATTACAAGAGGCGAACTGTTTCCTACTCCATCGCCTTTTCCTTCAATAGTCAAAGTATTATTAGCAACTTTAAATCTTGAAGCTTCTACTCCGTTGTAAAATTTCCATTGCGGTTTAAGAGCCGAACCTTCAAAATTGTCGCTCAAAGAAAATTCAGGAAGTGTTTTCCCTTCTGGTTTTGCAATTGGTTTATCAGTCTCGATATGATCTGGAATTTTATACCAACCATCTTTTGTCCATTCTACTGGCTGAAGTAAAGTCTGACGCCCTAAGTTGTAATAATCCTTTTCGTAACCATGAAAAATCATCCACCATTTTCCGTTTACATCTTCAAAAATGGTACTATGTCCTTTTGACCACCAAGTTTCAGAACTGCTGTTGGTTCTCACAATCGGATTATGAGGCGAGTTTTCCCAAGGTCCAAAAGGTGATTTTGATCTTGCGGAAATCACCATATGACTTGTTGCTGGCCCAGCGGTTCCACCTTCAGCAACCGTTAAATAATAATATTCGCCTCGCTTGAAAAGTTTCGGCCCTTCCATACAAAAACATTCAATACTCCATTCACGCGGAATTTTCCATCCATCGTAAACATGTTTCAATTCGCTTGTTACCGAAAGTCCGTCTTTTGATAAGGCAACGTAACCTCCGTTGCTGAAATATAAAAAACGGTTTCCATTATCATCAGTAACATGTCCTGGATCAATATTCCCGATTTTCAAATCTACTGGTTCGCTCCACGGACCGTTTATAGAATCTGCTGTAACGACAAAATTGGTATTATTCGCAGGGAAATAGATGTAATATTTGTTATTGTACTTTATTAAATCGGGCGCCCAAACGGCTCCTACATATTTATGAAGCGCATTTGTAACAGGTTCCCAATTCATTAAATCGGTCGAATGCCAAATTAAAAGCCCTGGATAATAATCGAACGAAGAATGAACGACATAATAATCTTTCCCGTCTCTCAATAAACTCGGATCTGGATAATCTCCAGCAAAAATTGGGTTTGAATATTGTCTCTGCTTTAAATTCTTTTCCGATTGTGATTGAGAATAACCGTAAAACGAAAACAGTACTAAAAAGGTTAGATATATTTTTCTCATGTTTTGATATTTTTTTTCAAATATAGTCAAAAAGACTATAAGGTTTGTATTGAGGAGATTTTTTGTGATTGTTACGCAGAGATGCGCGGAGGATTTTCGCAGAGGTTCGCAATTTTTTTATGAAAGAAGTTAAATTAATCTCGCAAAGTCACAGAGACGCAAAGTTTTCGATTTATTTTGTCATTTCGAGGAACGAGAAATGACAAACTTCATGGTTAATCCTTAACTTAAAAACAAAAAACTTTGCGCCCTTGCGACTTTGCGAGAACCAAATTCAATAAAATCTTGGCGAATCTCAGCGCTTTTTCTTTGTGAATCTCTGTGTAATATTAAAATCTCAATTCTATTGCTTATTTTTGCACTCAATAAAATTGAATTATGATACAAGATCCAAAGAGATATACGATCACAGCGGCATTACCTTATACCAACGGACCTATTCATATTGGTCACTTGGCTGGGGTTTACGTACCTGCAGATATATATTCGAGATATTTAAGATTGCAAGGAAAAGATGTAGCATTTATCTGCGGAAGCGATGAACACGGAGTTGCAATTTCGATGAAAGCCAAGAAAGAAGGAGTTACACCGCAAGAAGTTATTGATAAATATGATGGAATTATTCGTAAATCGTTTGAAGATTTCGGAATTTCATTCAATAATTATTCTAGAACTTCTGCTAAAATCCATCATGATACGGCTTCAGAATTCTTTAGGACTTTGTATGATAAAGGAGATTTTATTGAAGAAGTTACTGAGCAATTGTACGATGCAAAAGCAAATCAGTTTTTAGCAGACCGTTTTGTGGTTGGAACTTGTCCGAAATGTGACAATCCAGAAGCTTACGGAGATCAGTGCGAAAAATGCGGATCGACTTTGAACGCGACTGATTTGATCAACCCAAAATCGACAATTACGGGAGAAACTCCGATTCTTAAAGAAACAAAACACTGGTTTTTACCTTTAGATAGATACTCTGATTTCTTAACTGAATGGATTTTAGTCGGACATAAAAACGATTGGAAAACGAACGTTTACGGACAAGTAAAATCTTGGATCGATGCAGGTTTAGAACCTCGTGCCGTAACGCGTGATTTGGATTGGGGAATTGATGTTCCTGTTGAAGGTGCTGAAGGTAAAAAACTATACGTTTGGTTTGATGCGCCGATCGGTTACATTTCTTCTACTAAAGAATGGGCAGCGCGCGAAGGAAAAGATTGGGAACCATATTGGAAAGATGAAGAAACGAAATTGGTACACTTTATCGGAAAAGACAATATCGTTTTTCACTGTATCATTTTCCCAGCGATGCTTAAGGCTGAAGGAAGCTATATTTTACCAGACAACGTTCCAGCAAATGAATTCTTGAATTTGGAAGGAAATAAACTTTCGACTTCTAAAAACTGGGCGGTTTGGTTACACGAATATTTAGAAGAATTTCCAGATAAGCAAGATGTTTTGCGTTACGCATTGACATCTAACGCTCCTGAAACAAAAGATAACGATTTTACTTGGAAAGATTTCCAAGCGAGAAATAACAACGAATTAGTTGCTGTTTTCGGAAACTTCGTAAACCGTGTTGTGGTTTTAACCAACAAATATTACGATGGAATTATCCCAACTCCAAACGAATTTACAGAAGTTGACGAACAAACTTTAGCTGAATTAAAAGCGTATCCAGCCGTGATTTCAAGTTCGGTGGAGCGTTACAGATTCCGTGAAGCTTTGGGCGAATTGATGAATGTGGCTCGTTTAGGAAATAAATACCTTGCAGACGAAGAGCCTTGGAAAGTTATGAAAGACAATCCAGAGCGTGTAAAAACTCAAATGTATGTGGCGTTGCAAATTGCTGCTGCGTTGAGCGTTTTGGCTGAACCGTTTTTACCTTTTACTGCTGCAAAACTTTCTAAAATCTTGAATTTAGCTGACCTTAAAGAACATTTTGCGGGTTTCAGTAAATTCCTAAAAGAGAAAAATCGTGATGCAAAAGACATCATTATTGATAAAACTTTAGGTTGGAATGACATTTCTGAAAACTCAGATTTATTGCCTGCAGGACATAAAATTGGTGAAGCAGAATTGCTTTTCGCTAAAATTGAGGACGAAGAAATACAAAAACAAATAGATAAATTGGAAGCGACAAAAACCGCAAATATTGCTGAAAACAAACAAGCAGAACCACAAAAAGATTTAATTCAGTTTGAGGATTTTGCGAAAATGGATATCCGTATCGGAACTATTTTAGAGGCTGAAAAAATGCCAAAAGCAAACAAACTTTTGGTTCTAAAAGTAGATACAGGAATCGATGTTCGTACCATTGTTTCAGGAATTGCTGAGAGTTTTTCGCCAGAAGAAATCATCGGAAAACGTGTTTCTGTATTAGCAAACCTTGCGCCAAGAGCTTTACGCGGTGTTGAAAGCCAAGGAATGATATTGATGACAACAAACGCTGAAGGAAAACTGATTTTTGTAAATCCAGATGCTGATGCGCCGAATGGAGCGACTGTAAACTAAATATTTATATATTTATAAATTGCGTGAGTCGATTA from Flavobacterium sp. KACC 22763 includes these protein-coding regions:
- a CDS encoding protease complex subunit PrcB family protein, which codes for MKQILLLFSILLLLASCDNDELPQSDVPFALVGKGDSFSNGQSIAQRHLVIKDAKTWNNFKKEMNITSDVAKDFKETNIDFTQYQVIAVIDKTQPNDGHSIDIVEMTENRNTIIVKVEKLENGNLTKKSSKPYDIVKTAKTDKKVVFEQ
- a CDS encoding PhzF family phenazine biosynthesis protein, which gives rise to MSQRKVLEYYVLDVFSNESYKGNPLSVVFTDGNLKLETYQNISREFRYSETSFVYYSTREKSLVVRSFTPTGIEIDGAGHNLLGAVCGALLKGLPIFDEQNESEPFVIMKHSAIPVTVNFDLDNFSPVVQMHQKSAVIKQEIPTYKIAVALGLKIEDLDVNAFVPTIVKTEVAHTMVPIKNSEILNSFTPDNQLLIEISKEYDFEGFYCFTPAEEGLDHIVETRFFNPIIGIIEDPATGTAAGPLIGFLTQKKFTKSDKEYKILQGVKLKQPSMIEVMNREEDILVGGSSIITMKGELYI
- a CDS encoding DUF4304 domain-containing protein — protein: MNPKDLITTSIEKTLLKPLTQIGFTFSKSTLTFKRKVDEFVQTIHFQLNRHNQENVSAEFWTSFGISSNLYSKWHKTNFNENPINSILSSSMDWNIKNWEFPVINDKKESHFQIISEKERENVLQTLKNNVLNIGVPFLDNLSNWENAANKLVEEKWFHYKACDFFLIAGNNEKAFWALQQGIDYWSKNPKASFPEDKEKIQIRLSKYFGR
- a CDS encoding CDGSH iron-sulfur domain-containing protein: MSKTKLIINKNGSIKIEGDFEIMDPEGTLYGLQGRQALGLCRCGHSANKPFCDGAHRNNFEHDSKAFDLPPMKTN
- a CDS encoding family 43 glycosylhydrolase, whose product is MRKIYLTFLVLFSFYGYSQSQSEKNLKQRQYSNPIFAGDYPDPSLLRDGKDYYVVHSSFDYYPGLLIWHSTDLMNWEPVTNALHKYVGAVWAPDLIKYNNKYYIYFPANNTNFVVTADSINGPWSEPVDLKIGNIDPGHVTDDNGNRFLYFSNGGYVALSKDGLSVTSELKHVYDGWKIPREWSIECFCMEGPKLFKRGEYYYLTVAEGGTAGPATSHMVISARSKSPFGPWENSPHNPIVRTNSSSETWWSKGHSTIFEDVNGKWWMIFHGYEKDYYNLGRQTLLQPVEWTKDGWYKIPDHIETDKPIAKPEGKTLPEFSLSDNFEGSALKPQWKFYNGVEASRFKVANNTLTIEGKGDGVGNSSPLVIVPGGHSYSAEVEMEIEGNAVGGLTLFYDNKYYSGILADQNNILANLRGWQFPTEKNTHTRKVFLKLKNIKNTVDMFYSIDGKDWKKIENSVEVSGYNHNVLSGFLGLRIGLCSIGKGSVKFKNFVYKTLE
- the metG gene encoding methionine--tRNA ligase, which produces MIQDPKRYTITAALPYTNGPIHIGHLAGVYVPADIYSRYLRLQGKDVAFICGSDEHGVAISMKAKKEGVTPQEVIDKYDGIIRKSFEDFGISFNNYSRTSAKIHHDTASEFFRTLYDKGDFIEEVTEQLYDAKANQFLADRFVVGTCPKCDNPEAYGDQCEKCGSTLNATDLINPKSTITGETPILKETKHWFLPLDRYSDFLTEWILVGHKNDWKTNVYGQVKSWIDAGLEPRAVTRDLDWGIDVPVEGAEGKKLYVWFDAPIGYISSTKEWAAREGKDWEPYWKDEETKLVHFIGKDNIVFHCIIFPAMLKAEGSYILPDNVPANEFLNLEGNKLSTSKNWAVWLHEYLEEFPDKQDVLRYALTSNAPETKDNDFTWKDFQARNNNELVAVFGNFVNRVVVLTNKYYDGIIPTPNEFTEVDEQTLAELKAYPAVISSSVERYRFREALGELMNVARLGNKYLADEEPWKVMKDNPERVKTQMYVALQIAAALSVLAEPFLPFTAAKLSKILNLADLKEHFAGFSKFLKEKNRDAKDIIIDKTLGWNDISENSDLLPAGHKIGEAELLFAKIEDEEIQKQIDKLEATKTANIAENKQAEPQKDLIQFEDFAKMDIRIGTILEAEKMPKANKLLVLKVDTGIDVRTIVSGIAESFSPEEIIGKRVSVLANLAPRALRGVESQGMILMTTNAEGKLIFVNPDADAPNGATVN